The proteins below are encoded in one region of Cololabis saira isolate AMF1-May2022 chromosome 13, fColSai1.1, whole genome shotgun sequence:
- the amotl2a gene encoding angiomotin-like 2a isoform X1, giving the protein MRTAEDSSGTVLHRLIQEQLRYGNLKDTRTLLAIQQQALRGGGSPRSSLESLTQEETQYMQMSARQEPQGQEHQADCLHSEHPVCHLYQLHEEELPTYEQAKAHSQYLISQKEQDAADVDVVAGGQSEGQWDLKREHARSLSERLMQLSLERNGHRADLAMSSSHSYPQLYNNASNVSYAVATDGHGAPQYVDHRGPPPDYPLYVKVPEYMLSHSQEHVQYHRDPPPSFYSQHHSRYVSAQAPVVHDSIPAPCSNTELALMQENERLRRELEVYAEKAARLQKLELEIQRISEAYETLMKGSSKREALEKTMRNKLEAELKRMHDFNRDLREQLDTATKHRAAKEAECSDRRQHVFVKLLEQNEEQQRERERLERQIQHLLVSSEECQGRREMMEQALASSQARNRQLEEELQRKRAYVKKVERLQSSLAQLQAACEKREVLELRLRTRLEQELKSLRAQQSQARSGDLTASELSSSTLQQKLREREERVLALEADITKWEQKYLEESTMRQFAMDAAATAAAQRDTTIINHSPGHSPSSSFNDDLLLPGHRHQEMENRIRVLHAQLLEKDAVIKVLQQRSRLEQGKPESQGLRPARSVPTINTAACSAEKKGRSLSEDQTGAAELKVPSFVASKSLKKDSSTQSDESGATEEIKACEVVSAAATDASEEPKAVSTTLKSMSSSDSEAIEILI; this is encoded by the exons ATGAGAACAGCTGAGGACTCCTCTGGAACGGTCCTGCACCGCCTCATCCAGGAGCAGCTCCGCTACGGAAACCTGAAGGACACGCGCACGCTGCTGGCCATCCAGCAGCAGGCCCTGCGTGGAGGGGGCAGCCCCCGCTCCTCCCTGGAGAGCCTGACCCAGGAGGAGACCCAGTACATGCAGATGTCGGCGCGGCAGGAGCCGCAGGGCCAGGAGCACCAGGCCGACTGCCTGCACTCCGAACACCCGGTGTGCCACCTGTACCAGCTGCACGAGGAGGAGCTGCCCACCTACGAGCAGGCCAAGGCCCACTCCCAGTACCTGATCTCCCAGAAGGAGCAGGACGCCGCCGACGTGGACGTCGTCGCGGGGGGTCAGAGTGAGGGACAGTGGGATCTGAAGAGAGAGCACGCTCGCTCTCTCAGCGAGAGGCTCATGCAGCTCTCCCTGGAGAGAAACGGACACCGGGCGGATCTGGCTATGAGCTCCTCACACAGCTATCCGCAGCTGTACAACAATGCTTCTAATGTTTCATACGCCGTCGCAACCGATGGACACGGGGCCCCGCAGTACGTGGACCACCGCGGGCCGCCGCCGGATTATCCTCTCTATGTCAAAGTTCCTGAGTACATGCTCAGCCACTCGCAGGAGCACGTGCAGTACCACAGAGACCCGCCTCCATCCTTCTACTCGCAGCATCACAG CAGGTATGTGTCTGCCCAGGCCCCGGTGGTTCACGACAGCATCCCAGCACCCTGCAGCAACACCGAGTTAGCCCTGATGCAGGAGAACGAGCGGCTCAGGAGAGAGCTGGAGGTGTACGCAGAGAAGGCTGCAAGGCTGCAGAAG TTGGAGCTGGAGATTCAAAGGATATCAGAGGCTTATGAGACCCTGATGAAAGGCTCTTCCAAGCGGGAAGCCCTGGAGAAAACCATGAGGAATAAACTAGAGGCGGAGCTTAAGAGGATGCACGACTTCAACCGAGACCTGAGAG AGCAACTCGACACAGCCACCAAACACAGAGCAGCCAAGGAAGCTGAGTGTTCAGACCGGAGGCAGCACGTCTTTGTCAAACTCCTGGAGCAAA ATGAGGAGCAGCAGCGGGAGCGCGAGCGTCTGGAGAGGCAGATCCAGCATCTGCTCGTGTCCAGCGAGGAATGCCAGGGCAGGCGGGAGATGATGGAGCAGGCCCTGGCTTCGTCGCAGGCCCGCAACCggcagctggaggaagagctgcagAGGAAACGGGCCTATGTGAAGAAGGTGGAGCGGCTGCAGAGCTCGCTGGCTCAGCTGCAGGCGGCGTGCGAGAAGAGGGAGGTGCTGGAGCTGCGGCTGCGCACTCGGCTGGAGCAGGAGCTGAAAAGCCTCAGGGCGCAACAG TCCCAGGCCCGGTCGGGCGACCTCACCGCCTCAGAGCTGAGCTCGTCCACGTTACAGCAGAAGCTGCGGGAGAGAGAGGAGCGTGTTCTGGCCCTGGAGGCAGACATCACCAAGTGGGAGCAGAAGTACCTGGAGGAGAGCACCATGAGGCAGTTTGCTATGGACGCAGCCGCCACCGCTGCAGCGCAGAG AGATACGACCATTATCAATCACTCACCCGGACACTCACCGAGCAGCAGTTTCAATGACGACCTGCTGTTACCGGGTCACAGGCATCAGGAGATGGAGAACAG GATCCGAGTGCTTCACGCTCAGCTCCTAGAAAAGGATGCCGTTATCAAAGTCCTCCAGCAGCGCTCCAGATTGGAGCAAGGCAAACCGGAGAGTCAGGGGCTCCGTCCAGCCAGATCCGTCCCCACCATCAACACCGCAGCCTGCAGCgcagagaaaaaag GGAGGAGCCTCTCGGAGGACCAGACAGGTGCTGCGGAGCTGAAAGTCCCATCCTTTGTGGCATCCAAGTCCTTGAAGAAAGACTCTAGCACCCAAAGTGACGAGTCGGGGGCCACAGAAGAGATAAAGGCTTGTGAAGTCGTCTCAGCAGCTGCCACTG aTGCCTCAGAGGAACCAAAGGCCGTGTCCACGACGCTCAAGAGCATGAGTAGCTCAGACTCAGAGGCGATTGAAATCCTCATTTGA
- the amotl2a gene encoding angiomotin-like 2a isoform X2, protein MRTAEDSSGTVLHRLIQEQLRYGNLKDTRTLLAIQQQALRGGGSPRSSLESLTQEETQYMQMSARQEPQGQEHQADCLHSEHPVCHLYQLHEEELPTYEQAKAHSQYLISQKEQDAADVDVVAGGQSEGQWDLKREHARSLSERLMQLSLERNGHRADLAMSSSHSYPQLYNNASNVSYAVATDGHGAPQYVDHRGPPPDYPLYVKVPEYMLSHSQEHVQYHRDPPPSFYSQHHRYVSAQAPVVHDSIPAPCSNTELALMQENERLRRELEVYAEKAARLQKLELEIQRISEAYETLMKGSSKREALEKTMRNKLEAELKRMHDFNRDLREQLDTATKHRAAKEAECSDRRQHVFVKLLEQNEEQQRERERLERQIQHLLVSSEECQGRREMMEQALASSQARNRQLEEELQRKRAYVKKVERLQSSLAQLQAACEKREVLELRLRTRLEQELKSLRAQQSQARSGDLTASELSSSTLQQKLREREERVLALEADITKWEQKYLEESTMRQFAMDAAATAAAQRDTTIINHSPGHSPSSSFNDDLLLPGHRHQEMENRIRVLHAQLLEKDAVIKVLQQRSRLEQGKPESQGLRPARSVPTINTAACSAEKKGRSLSEDQTGAAELKVPSFVASKSLKKDSSTQSDESGATEEIKACEVVSAAATDASEEPKAVSTTLKSMSSSDSEAIEILI, encoded by the exons ATGAGAACAGCTGAGGACTCCTCTGGAACGGTCCTGCACCGCCTCATCCAGGAGCAGCTCCGCTACGGAAACCTGAAGGACACGCGCACGCTGCTGGCCATCCAGCAGCAGGCCCTGCGTGGAGGGGGCAGCCCCCGCTCCTCCCTGGAGAGCCTGACCCAGGAGGAGACCCAGTACATGCAGATGTCGGCGCGGCAGGAGCCGCAGGGCCAGGAGCACCAGGCCGACTGCCTGCACTCCGAACACCCGGTGTGCCACCTGTACCAGCTGCACGAGGAGGAGCTGCCCACCTACGAGCAGGCCAAGGCCCACTCCCAGTACCTGATCTCCCAGAAGGAGCAGGACGCCGCCGACGTGGACGTCGTCGCGGGGGGTCAGAGTGAGGGACAGTGGGATCTGAAGAGAGAGCACGCTCGCTCTCTCAGCGAGAGGCTCATGCAGCTCTCCCTGGAGAGAAACGGACACCGGGCGGATCTGGCTATGAGCTCCTCACACAGCTATCCGCAGCTGTACAACAATGCTTCTAATGTTTCATACGCCGTCGCAACCGATGGACACGGGGCCCCGCAGTACGTGGACCACCGCGGGCCGCCGCCGGATTATCCTCTCTATGTCAAAGTTCCTGAGTACATGCTCAGCCACTCGCAGGAGCACGTGCAGTACCACAGAGACCCGCCTCCATCCTTCTACTCGCAGCATCACAG GTATGTGTCTGCCCAGGCCCCGGTGGTTCACGACAGCATCCCAGCACCCTGCAGCAACACCGAGTTAGCCCTGATGCAGGAGAACGAGCGGCTCAGGAGAGAGCTGGAGGTGTACGCAGAGAAGGCTGCAAGGCTGCAGAAG TTGGAGCTGGAGATTCAAAGGATATCAGAGGCTTATGAGACCCTGATGAAAGGCTCTTCCAAGCGGGAAGCCCTGGAGAAAACCATGAGGAATAAACTAGAGGCGGAGCTTAAGAGGATGCACGACTTCAACCGAGACCTGAGAG AGCAACTCGACACAGCCACCAAACACAGAGCAGCCAAGGAAGCTGAGTGTTCAGACCGGAGGCAGCACGTCTTTGTCAAACTCCTGGAGCAAA ATGAGGAGCAGCAGCGGGAGCGCGAGCGTCTGGAGAGGCAGATCCAGCATCTGCTCGTGTCCAGCGAGGAATGCCAGGGCAGGCGGGAGATGATGGAGCAGGCCCTGGCTTCGTCGCAGGCCCGCAACCggcagctggaggaagagctgcagAGGAAACGGGCCTATGTGAAGAAGGTGGAGCGGCTGCAGAGCTCGCTGGCTCAGCTGCAGGCGGCGTGCGAGAAGAGGGAGGTGCTGGAGCTGCGGCTGCGCACTCGGCTGGAGCAGGAGCTGAAAAGCCTCAGGGCGCAACAG TCCCAGGCCCGGTCGGGCGACCTCACCGCCTCAGAGCTGAGCTCGTCCACGTTACAGCAGAAGCTGCGGGAGAGAGAGGAGCGTGTTCTGGCCCTGGAGGCAGACATCACCAAGTGGGAGCAGAAGTACCTGGAGGAGAGCACCATGAGGCAGTTTGCTATGGACGCAGCCGCCACCGCTGCAGCGCAGAG AGATACGACCATTATCAATCACTCACCCGGACACTCACCGAGCAGCAGTTTCAATGACGACCTGCTGTTACCGGGTCACAGGCATCAGGAGATGGAGAACAG GATCCGAGTGCTTCACGCTCAGCTCCTAGAAAAGGATGCCGTTATCAAAGTCCTCCAGCAGCGCTCCAGATTGGAGCAAGGCAAACCGGAGAGTCAGGGGCTCCGTCCAGCCAGATCCGTCCCCACCATCAACACCGCAGCCTGCAGCgcagagaaaaaag GGAGGAGCCTCTCGGAGGACCAGACAGGTGCTGCGGAGCTGAAAGTCCCATCCTTTGTGGCATCCAAGTCCTTGAAGAAAGACTCTAGCACCCAAAGTGACGAGTCGGGGGCCACAGAAGAGATAAAGGCTTGTGAAGTCGTCTCAGCAGCTGCCACTG aTGCCTCAGAGGAACCAAAGGCCGTGTCCACGACGCTCAAGAGCATGAGTAGCTCAGACTCAGAGGCGATTGAAATCCTCATTTGA